TTCCAAATCCTTCTTTACAAAAGAGTCAATGCTTTCTGTCACCATTTTAATTGCTGCTTCAGCCATTTCTCCAATATGAATTTTATGAGCCAGTTCCTTCACCTGAACAAAGCGGGACATATCCGCAATATCCTGCGCCTGATCCCCAATTCTTTCCATATCAGAAATCATTTTTAATGCAGAAGATATTTGTCTCAAGTCACCGGCTACGGGCTGCTGTTGAAGGAGAAGTTTCATACAAAGAGTTTCAATCTCTCTTTCTTTCTGATTGATTTCCTCCTCAATTCCATCTACAAGTTCCTTTTCTGCATCCTGAGTATCCTCAAGCTGATCCACTGCTCTTCTGATTGCTCTTTCACATAAAGCTCCCATTTTAATCAGCTCTACATTCAGCTCCTCAAGCTGCCGGTCGAATTTTGTACGCATCAGCCAAACCTCCCTGTGATATAAATTATTTATCTTTTTCTAATTTTTTACAACATTATTTTTTATTGCTGTGATATCATTATACGAAAATCATGTAAAATCGACTACCGTCAGATTGTTAAATCAAAGTAAAATTTATATAAAAATAACAGACGCCTCTCCTGCGTCTGTTAACTTTACATTCTTTACATTTTTATCTTGAAATCTTAACTGTTACCATAAAAATCCTATATCAAACATTATGAAAGTAATTTAACAATTCTTTTTGCTGCTTCTTTTGTATCTTCCGGAGAACTGAACGTTGAGAATCTAAAATATCCTTCTCCACAAGCTCCAAACCCCTCTCCTGGTGTTCCTACTACTTGAATTTCCTGTAACAGATAGTCAAAAAACTCCCAGCTTTTCATTCCTCTCGGACATTTCATCCAAATATAAGGGGCATTTTTCCCTCCACAGTACCAAATTCCAAGCTGATCCAAGGCCTGCATCAATACTTTTGCATTTTTCTTATAAATCTGTATATTTTCATGAATTTGTTTCTGACCTTCTTCTGAAAAAACTGCTGC
The DNA window shown above is from Blautia hansenii DSM 20583 and carries:
- the phoU gene encoding phosphate signaling complex protein PhoU, which produces MRTKFDRQLEELNVELIKMGALCERAIRRAVDQLEDTQDAEKELVDGIEEEINQKEREIETLCMKLLLQQQPVAGDLRQISSALKMISDMERIGDQAQDIADMSRFVQVKELAHKIHIGEMAEAAIKMVTESIDSFVKKDLEAAAKVVEYDDVVDNLFLKVKQELPNMMKKDAQQAEYYIDLIMIAKYLERIGDHAENIAQWVEYSITGKHEADRG